The proteins below are encoded in one region of Helianthus annuus cultivar XRQ/B chromosome 2, HanXRQr2.0-SUNRISE, whole genome shotgun sequence:
- the LOC110921862 gene encoding uncharacterized protein LOC110921862 produces the protein MASTVVLASSNLIHSIEYSKRLPNLRLAIGKKRAVVGFQDQPLHLGGTVASRQARRGFLVYSIQPGNHHPPTDNSLSSWQQWIGMITALIVPFFSRKWIMLLKIKDEVDTVVEETEKIVDRIEDVAETVDKVAKDVADHLPEGGKLRNAVVFVEGVAEEIAREAHLVEDFLHEVEDVEEKIELLVESVKDQNKHVDGDFKAS, from the exons ATGGCATCAACAGTCGTTCTTGCGTCTAGTAATTTAATCCATAGTATTGAATATTCTAAGCGGCTTCCAAATCTCCGGTTGGCGATCGGTAAGAAAAGAGCCGTTGTTGGCTTCCAAGATCAGCCGTTGCATCTTGGTGGTACCGTGGCATCCCGCCAAGCAAGAAGAGGTTTTTTGGTGTACAGTATACAACCGGGAAATCATCATCCTCCTACTGATAACTCCTTAAGTTCATG GCAACAATGGATTGGAATGATAACTGCATTAATCGTGCCATTTTTCAGTAGAAAATGGATCATGTTATTAAAAATCAAAG ATGAAGTTGATACGGTGGTCGAGGAAACGGAGAAAATAGTAGACCGTATAGAGGACGTGGCGGAGACCGTCGACAAGGTGGCAAAAGACGTGGCGGATCATCTTCCAGAAGGTGGAAAACTGAGAAATGCAGTGGTGTTCGTGGAAGGTGTGGCGGAGGAAATAGCAAGGGAAGCTCACTTGGTTGAGGATTTCCTGCATGag GTCGAAGATGTAGAAGAGAAGATAGAGTTGTTGGTTGAATCTGTCAAGGATCAAAATAAGCATGTTGATGGAGATTTTAAGGCAAGTTGA